In Silene latifolia isolate original U9 population chromosome X, ASM4854445v1, whole genome shotgun sequence, the following proteins share a genomic window:
- the LOC141619809 gene encoding uncharacterized protein LOC141619809, with the protein MQASTSKKTDNPPITFPNRSRVMNEEKKFSKFLDMLKKLEVSLPFIEVVIQIPLYTKFLKYVLTKKRSIGGDGLVALRGKCSMVLLNPMPEKLQDLGSFSISCMVGNVSIKKALCDLRASVSILPLRIARKVGLHDMIPTSMTLQLADRSVQRPMGVIEDIPVKVGNFYIPVDFVVLDIPEDLQTPIILGRPFLETGDVNISAKEGKRTFKVGGNMVEFSLTGAMSQPIIERVYLVDILEDVIEDAKDKCLEEHLEEDYKALPPLLDEDEGKNPPKVDPKSLPPPLSMPTLMRQTPSPLSLMQT; encoded by the coding sequence ATGCAAGCTTCCACTTCCAAAAAGACCGACAACCCTCCAATAACATTCCCTAATAGAAGTAGAGTAATGAATGAGGAGAAGAAATTCTCTAAATTCTTGGATATGTTGAAGAAACTTGAAGTTTCATTACCTTTTATCGAGGTAGTGATACAAATTCCACTCTACACCAAATTCTTGAAGTATGTTTTGACAAAGAAGAGGAGCATTGGAGGAGATGGTCTAGTGGCTCTTAGGGGGAAATGTAGCATGGTCTTACTCAATCCCATGCCGGAAAAGTTACAAGATctgggtagtttctctatttcgTGCATGGTGGGTAATGTGAGTATCAAGAAGGCACTTTGTGATCTTCGTGCTAGTGTTAGCATACTTCCGCTCCGTATTGCAAGGAAGGTTGGTTTGCATGATATGATACCTACTTCTATGACCTTGCAACTAGCCGATAGATCGGTGCAAAGACCAATGGGTGTAATTGAAGATATTCCGGTTAAAGTGGGCAATTTTTATATTCCGGTGGACTTTGTGGTTTTAGACATTCCGGAAGACTTGCAAACTCCCATTATCCTTGGGAGGCCCTTCTTGGAAACCGGGGATGTCAACATAAGTGCGAAAGAAGGGAAGCGCACTTTCAAAGTGGGAGGAAATATGGTAGAATTTTCCTTGACCGGGGCAATGTCACAACCAATAATTGAGCGTGTCTATTTGGTAGACATACTAGAAGATGTGATTGAAGATGCAAAGGATAAGTGCTTGGAGGAGCATTTGGAGGAAGACTATAAGGCTTTACCACCACTCCTTGATGAAGATGAGGGTAAGAACCCTCCAAAGGTAGATCCCAAATCCTTACCCCCTCCCTTGAGTATGCCTACCTTGATGAGGCAAACTCCTTCCCCGTTATCATTAATGCAAACCTAA